The following proteins come from a genomic window of Pyxidicoccus sp. MSG2:
- a CDS encoding serine hydrolase → MRPPLHRLALVALTSCTAVALLTAADTRKPSTEWMARPSEAARIARVEAGLPTVTLPGEKPMRLSLERWMELYKIPGVSVAVFEKNALVWAKGYGVKQAGGTDPVTPDTLFQAASISKPVTALAAVHYAEAGKWSLDANINDALGTWKLPENEFTKTEKVTLRRLLSHSAGTTVHGFPGYAVTDPLPTVEQVLDGAKPANTAAVRVDTVPGTKTRYSGGGTTLVQLMMVNQLKKPFPQIMRETVLTPLGLKHSSYEQPLPAALAPMAASGTRFGGESVEGQWHVYPEMAAAGLWTTPSDLGRIAIEVSKARAGKSKRVLSQAMAKQMLTKQSEAFGLGFQLEGDKDRFGHGGSNEGFQCALIAFADSGSGVAIMTNSDSGGLLIDPIASSVAAEYGWKSYVPRPENSFIQLDLFARLKGTDAALDWYRSMKRDGTGGKLTPGDLNNLGYRLLSEGQGADAMKVLKANVELYPEDSNAYDSLGECYMKAGQNAEAIANYKKSLALDPKNTNAVKMLEKLGTKP, encoded by the coding sequence ATGCGCCCACCGCTCCACCGCCTCGCCCTCGTTGCCCTCACGAGCTGCACGGCTGTCGCCCTGCTCACCGCGGCCGACACCCGAAAGCCCTCCACCGAGTGGATGGCCCGTCCGTCCGAGGCGGCCCGCATCGCGCGGGTGGAAGCGGGGCTGCCCACCGTCACGCTCCCCGGCGAGAAGCCCATGCGCCTGTCGCTCGAGCGCTGGATGGAGCTGTACAAGATTCCCGGCGTCAGCGTCGCCGTGTTCGAGAAGAACGCGCTCGTCTGGGCCAAGGGCTATGGCGTGAAGCAGGCCGGCGGCACGGACCCCGTCACGCCTGACACGCTCTTCCAGGCCGCGTCCATCAGCAAGCCGGTGACGGCCCTCGCGGCGGTGCACTACGCCGAGGCCGGGAAGTGGTCGCTCGACGCGAACATCAACGACGCACTGGGCACGTGGAAGCTCCCGGAGAACGAGTTCACGAAGACGGAGAAGGTGACGCTGCGTCGCCTGCTCAGCCACAGCGCGGGCACGACGGTGCACGGCTTCCCTGGCTACGCCGTCACCGACCCGCTGCCGACGGTGGAGCAGGTTCTCGACGGGGCGAAGCCCGCCAACACCGCGGCGGTGCGGGTGGACACCGTCCCCGGGACGAAGACGCGCTACAGCGGCGGCGGCACCACGCTCGTCCAGTTGATGATGGTGAATCAGTTGAAGAAGCCGTTTCCGCAAATCATGCGGGAGACGGTGCTGACGCCGCTCGGCTTGAAGCACAGCTCGTACGAGCAGCCGCTGCCCGCCGCCCTCGCGCCGATGGCCGCCTCCGGGACGCGCTTCGGCGGAGAGAGCGTCGAGGGGCAGTGGCACGTCTACCCGGAGATGGCCGCCGCGGGCCTGTGGACGACGCCGTCCGACCTGGGGCGCATCGCCATCGAGGTGTCGAAGGCGCGGGCAGGCAAGTCCAAGCGCGTGCTGTCACAGGCGATGGCGAAGCAGATGCTCACGAAGCAGTCGGAGGCCTTCGGGCTGGGGTTCCAGTTGGAGGGCGACAAGGACCGCTTCGGGCACGGCGGCTCGAACGAGGGCTTCCAGTGCGCCCTGATTGCGTTCGCCGACTCGGGCAGCGGGGTCGCCATCATGACCAACTCGGACAGCGGTGGGCTGCTGATTGACCCCATCGCCTCCAGCGTGGCCGCCGAGTACGGCTGGAAGTCGTATGTCCCCCGCCCGGAGAATTCCTTCATCCAGTTGGACCTGTTCGCGCGGCTCAAGGGAACGGATGCGGCGCTCGACTGGTACCGGTCGATGAAGCGAGATGGCACGGGCGGCAAGCTGACTCCCGGGGACCTGAACAACCTCGGCTACCGGCTGCTCAGCGAGGGACAGGGCGCCGACGCGATGAAGGTGCTCAAGGCGAACGTCGAGCTCTACCCCGAGGACTCGAATGCCTATGACAGCCTCGGCGAGTGCTACATGAAGGCGGGCCAGAATGCGGAGGCCATCGCCAACTACAAGAAGTCGCTCGCGCTGGACCCGAAGAACACCAACGCCGTGAAGATGCTGGAGAAGCTGGGCACGAAGCCCTGA